The Candidatus Dormiibacterota bacterium sequence TGAGCTGCACCCTTTCAAGGGCAACATGGACGTCGCCGCGCTGGAAGCCCTCATTCGCGACGTCGGCGCCGAGCGCATACCGCTCGTCATGCTCACCATTACGAACAACTCCGGCGGCGGCCAGCCGGTCGCGATGGCCAATGTCAAGGCCGTCCGCGCCGTATGCACCCGCAATGGGATTCCGCTCTACATCGACGCCTGCCGATTTGCGGAGAACTGCTGGTTCATACGAGAGCGGGAAGAGGGTTACGCGCAGAAATCGCCCCGCGAAATCGCACGCGAACTGTTTTCCTACGCCGACGGATGCACCATGTCGGCCAAGAAAGATGGCCTGGCTAACATCGGCGGCTTTCTCGCAGGCAATGATGAGATGCTCGCAACCCAAGAGTCGCGCCTATTGATTTTGACGGAAGGGTTTCCCACCTATGGCGGGCTCGCGGGGCGCGATCTCGAGGCGATAGCCGTCGGGCTCGAGGAGGCCCTGCATGAAGACTATCTACGGTATCGCATCGCATCGACCGGCTATCTGGGTTCTCACTTGAGTGAGATCGGCGTACCCATCGTTTTGCCGCCTGGAGGGCATGCGATCTACATCGATGCTGCCGCAATGCTTCCACATATTTCGGCACGTGCGTTCCCGGGACAAGCGTTGGTCGCCGAGCTGTACGTGGAGGGAGGCATTCGCGCCGTCGAGATCGGGAGCGTGATGTTTGGGTCCACAGATGCTCGGACCGGCGAGGAAACGACCGCCGCGATGGAGCTCGTCCGTCTGGCGATTCCGCGCCGCGTCTACACGCAGAGCCACATCGACTACGTGCACGAGGTCGTAGGCGACGTGTACGCTCGGCGGGAAAGGATTGCCGGGTTGCGGATGGTATGGCAACAACCGCCGCTGCGGCACTTTACCGCCCGTTTCGAGCCGCTCTCTCGCCCTCGCCGTCCTTCCGTAGAGGCGGCGGTACGGTGAACGTCGCGATCGTTGGAAGTGGGCCCGCCGGGCTTTACGTGGCCGAGGAACTCGCACGGCAACGCCCCGGCGTCCGCATAGATGTCTTCGATGCTCTTCCTACACCCTATGGTCTGGTTCGAAGCGGCGTCGCGCCGGATCACCTGAGTACGAAGAACGTTACCAGAGCCTTCGATCGCACGTTCGATCGCGAGCACGTGCGTTTTCTCGGAAACGTCACCCTCGGCACCGACGTCTCATACGACGAGCTCAAAGCGGCATACGACGTCGTGGTATTGAGTATCGGCGCAAACATCGATCGTCGCCTCGGGATACCGGGCGAACATCTCGAGCAAGTCTACGGCGCCGCGGCCTTCGTCGGCTGGTACAACGGTCATCCCGATTGCCGTAACGTCATCGCTTCACTCGAGGGCAAGGCGCTCGCTGTTCTCGGGAACGGCAACGTCGCCCTCGACATCGTCCGGATTGTGGCGAAGACGGCCGACGAGCTTTCGGAGTCCGACATTTCCCGTCACGCGGCCG is a genomic window containing:
- a CDS encoding tryptophanase; the protein is MRRRSIIEPFRIKSVEPIRMTTREERERFLEEAGYNPFLLRAEDVLIDLLTDSGTGAMSADQWAGVMRGDESYAGGRSYYRFLDTIHAIFGFRYVLPTHQGRAAERILFSTMCKPGDVVPNNTHFDTTRANIEAVGARAIDLPIPEGRRPAELHPFKGNMDVAALEALIRDVGAERIPLVMLTITNNSGGGQPVAMANVKAVRAVCTRNGIPLYIDACRFAENCWFIREREEGYAQKSPREIARELFSYADGCTMSAKKDGLANIGGFLAGNDEMLATQESRLLILTEGFPTYGGLAGRDLEAIAVGLEEALHEDYLRYRIASTGYLGSHLSEIGVPIVLPPGGHAIYIDAAAMLPHISARAFPGQALVAELYVEGGIRAVEIGSVMFGSTDARTGEETTAAMELVRLAIPRRVYTQSHIDYVHEVVGDVYARRERIAGLRMVWQQPPLRHFTARFEPLSRPRRPSVEAAVR